The Planctomycetota bacterium genome includes the window TGCGTCACGGTTTTGACCGCGTCGGCGTCTTTGTTGAACTGGATCTGGATGTGATCGAGGTCGGGCGTGTCCTCCCAGCGGTTGGTGCCGTTGGGGAAGATGTGGTTACTGCCGGTGGTCAGAAGATGCCAGTACGGGGCGTCGGGCCGGACGGCGAAGAGCAAGGCGGTCTCGTCCCAGCTCGGACGGGCGGGGGCGTTGCCGAGGTAGAGCTTGTAGGCGCGGCGGATCGGATTGTCATCGGGGGTTTTGTCGAGTGTGCGACCGGTCAGAACGTCGGCGCCGATGCCGGAGAAGTAGATCGGGCCGGGCCAGTCGGCGACGGCCTGGACGGCGGCGGCGGGATCGGGCTTGAAGTTGCCGTACACGTGCGGGTCCATGTGCTCGGGATACCGCCCGCCCATGCAGACCCAGCGATGCACCTTCCGCTTGACCAGCGCCAGCCCGGTGAGCGGACTGATCGCGTCGGGCTTGGACGCAAGCAGATAGCGCAGATTCGTCAGGTACCCGACGGTGACGATCACGACCGAATCGTCGGGCGCCGCGGCCAGCACGCGGCGATACACCGTGACCGCATCGTCGGCATCGTCATTGGTCTTGAGCACGACCGCGCCCTGCCCGATCGCCTTGGCATATTTGGACCCGCGATCGATCGGGGCCCCGGGCAGTTTGGGCGCGCCGATGGGAATGTCGGGGCGGCCGTAGTAACGATTGATCGCCTCCACGCACGGCGCGGAATACGGATAGTGCGAACTGACGACCGTGGCGAGAATCGTCACCTCGCCCTCGTCGGCCATCGCGTGCAGCATCGCCAGCGCGCCCACATCGTCGACATCGGTATCCATGTCCGTATCGAAAAAAATCGGCACCGGATGCGGCTCAGCGGCGCGGAGCGGAACGGACAACACCAGAAGAATGCACCCCATCAACAGCGACACGAAACGTGTGCCTCGGCCCCCTCTCCCTCCGGGAGAGGGTTGGGGTGAGGGTGGCCCCGAATGAGGGCGCGCCACAGATCGATTGCAGTCAGTAATTGAGAGCCCCCTCACCCGGCCCTTCGGGCCGACCTCTCCCGAGGGGAGAGGTGGAAGGCAAACATCAACGACGTGAAGCATGAACACCTCAATCATCAAAAGTCACGGCGCGCCGCTGACGGGCGTCGTCGTATCATAGTTGCGGTGCCACTTGAGGGACCAGACTTCCACGAGCGGGACCGGGGCGGCGTGACCATCGACGAAGGTGATGTTCGTGGCGTCGTCGTGACGATTGGAGACCCATCGGAAGGCCCAGTCGGCGGTGGTGATCGAGAGCGTGGCTTCGGGATTGTCCAGGTCGGAGGGGAAAAGCTTGAGCGTGCCGGGGATGCCGGGCGCGCCGGAGCGGAAAGTGCCGTCGCCGACGATGGGCGTCTGCGCGGGGATGCGAATCTGATTGACGGTCTGAAAGACATTGCCCTTGATGTTGTAGGTTTTCCAGACGGTCGGGCAGAGGTTGATGTTGTAGCTGTAGGATCCGCGATCGAAGGGCGCGCCGGGTTGATAGCCCGCCCGCTGCTCGCTCCACGCCAGTCGGGCCATGCCCATCCGCATGCCCGGCGTGCCGGAGTTGCCCAGTCCCTCCGTGCCCGGCGGATCGACGGTGCTCGGGCACAGCAGGACGGCGGTCGAATCGGCGAAATACTTGTGCAGGACGCCGATCCAGATCAGTTTGTCGGGCCGCTGGAGGGTGTAGTCGAAAAGTCCGCCGCGCCATTCGATGGTGTAGGCGGTCCAGGCGATGCCCAGTTGATGATTGTTCGCCAGACACGCGACGCGCTTGGACACGGCGCGGGCTTTTTTGAGGGAGGGCAGA containing:
- a CDS encoding prepilin-type N-terminal cleavage/methylation domain-containing protein, translated to MMHTRTHHDSPPRRGDFSHPVPPAARHAFTLIELLVVVSIIALLIAILLPSLKKARAVSKRVACLANNHQLGIAWTAYTIEWRGGLFDYTLQRPDKLIWIGVLHKYFADSTAVLLCPSTVDPPGTEGLGNSGTPGMRMGMARLAWSEQRAGYQPGAPFDRGSYSYNINLCPTVWKTYNIKGNVFQTVNQIRIPAQTPIVGDGTFRSGAPGIPGTLKLFPSDLDNPEATLSITTADWAFRWVSNRHDDATNITFVDGHAAPVPLVEVWSLKWHRNYDTTTPVSGAP
- a CDS encoding nucleoside hydrolase; the protein is MIEVFMLHVVDVCLPPLPSGEVGPKGRVRGLSITDCNRSVARPHSGPPSPQPSPGGRGGRGTRFVSLLMGCILLVLSVPLRAAEPHPVPIFFDTDMDTDVDDVGALAMLHAMADEGEVTILATVVSSHYPYSAPCVEAINRYYGRPDIPIGAPKLPGAPIDRGSKYAKAIGQGAVVLKTNDDADDAVTVYRRVLAAAPDDSVVIVTVGYLTNLRYLLASKPDAISPLTGLALVKRKVHRWVCMGGRYPEHMDPHVYGNFKPDPAAAVQAVADWPGPIYFSGIGADVLTGRTLDKTPDDNPIRRAYKLYLGNAPARPSWDETALLFAVRPDAPYWHLLTTGSNHIFPNGTNRWEDTPDLDHIQIQFNKDADAVKTVTHLIEDYITRPPKNKPPG